A stretch of Gasterosteus aculeatus chromosome 4, fGasAcu3.hap1.1, whole genome shotgun sequence DNA encodes these proteins:
- the sh3tc2 gene encoding SH3 domain and tetratricopeptide repeat-containing protein 2 isoform X3 produces MVRQHTRPHTETQRYTHPATHMRNEMREGSRRQHTDISPAELDALWREPPYTLGGANEHFSGNDIMTQGDGEEDDGPVVESGEGGPDPDNCWKKKAALRGSAVSLGRKFSTDIELLFTGRRRSSEDPDRALQESLRTRLRVVESNSQDVIQLFKDLSARLVSIHAEKDSFVLTFKTVEEIWKFSTYLALGYVARCLENFLLDQSFWLDPELLSDLQINVSVDEEQLATLYLGLLLQEGSFFAKALFTRTDYNKDDEEQLPFKKNDLLMVKDTGQDSMWEGTVLSTGNHGLVPVDAMQPLPYPFYQWFLRNYPVNVGCSPAEKEPLEHAIVTGSCEAVVDYSPVGPDELQLSQGDIVEIQGLLVRGLDVFIATHSSTGHTGFVHKVHVKPLDTTPLDRRLVFLTAEEMAGLAQVNACSSEPSDNGLLERLFSSDISSVYRLDRLDETDFLYIRKRPKHDHKIPASTRHSVMSEKSELASPYSPRASVSLPSPRLSFYQSHNPLPREGERLPFLVDDTFKEMDEFQEDPPLFLEENSWEGEDSEFSDPTLTLLNHEHFQEDFLPLYDLQYSFLWVTFSGKTEDELLAHLECVRESAKRMGLDWAHRRACFLLGRLCARKLKLSQARVYYEEALGVRVDSFSDTPLLVALYTNLTAVYLKQRMTDKLPQTLEKASSLLLCLPCHTFTSTDEVELLQLLLRRSVVMGDKHLEARVCYLVSSLFLLRRKTDDALPFVERLQFLSLTLSPTEGRSIVPLDLNWLLSLLYHRKYMPYLALASLSLDSRQDHSLNEGFKKIELFIRNSVRLNPCWNEGTSLLPAQIVIYLQQALILAEQGEDMKTQRDLCQGLATVYVQYDALHKAVLCAQQAVETGGHKNEEEGFEASVLLGWLLVLTDQAERAQSVLQPLLTSLQGTDSPTQRGVIHNLLALCLRRQGRIPEAGWHLHSASVISRESGNQRNQALALANLGCLALDVGAPLVAERFLVRSLHLFLELWESPIDEEHVQTYLWLGRSYKDRRRSQDSRACYEMGLLIALHARNLHSRMVVAKVLSRVYADMLLYGQSIVYYEHCVSVARELKDKRLEGEYLEILSSLYLTFNTEKSSRKSLDYTKQSLRISIDLGKREEESETWLQVGRIYYLIQEDELADMYLQAAVKTALRMKDHHFALSIYEEAGDVYFKGSRNRMASVPFYRDGSLPFARSIEDIRSEFRLLSKLTELLMVQGEQEEALQYATLAVQVADKTGVHVNERTAYHRLATVYYNLQQYELAENYYLKSLSFCPPALQDPLEARYYTKLYCRLGNVTLHKLKDSFDAVGYFHLALAAALEDRANPQALYVVYMKLAEIHGSHLPDAQLCRDYRDRAEGLKRVLAGEEGAAAAEENLEDPDSETGQKTDNEREDDLLVNTGIIMRDVADGSTHAAIGDNQVNGDKDGPLLDPFGPGTETLASQSHSDSIWTESFDTAKEQISDCSSSTLQTHQNHVDEKDFDTDCHTPSQISAHLTSASQDTDSDVQDEQKTP; encoded by the exons ACATTGAGCTGCTGTTCACCGGGCGGCGGCGCTCTAGCGAGGACCCTGACCGGGCCCTGCAGGAGTCGCTGCGCACCCGACTCCGAGTGGTGGAGAGCAACAGCCAGGACGTCATCCAGCTCTTTAAG GACTTGTCTGCGCGCCTCGTGTCCATCCACGCTGAGAAGGATAGCTTCGTACTCACGTTCAAGACCGTGGAGGAAATCTGGAAGTTTTCCACTTACCTAGCATTAG GTTACGTGGCCCGCTGCTTGGAGAACTTCCTGTTAGATCAGTCCTTCTGGCTGGATCCAGAGCTGCTCAGTGACCTGCAGATCAATGTCAGTGTGGACGAGGAACAACTGGCGACCCTCTACCTGGGACTGTTACTGCAGGAGG GCTCCTTCTTCGCCAAGGCGTTGTTCACAAGGACCGACTATAATAAGGACGACGAAGAGCAGCTGCCGTTCAAGAAGAACGATTTGCTGATGGTGAAGGACACGGGGCAGGACAGCATGTGGGAGGGCACCGTGCTTTCCACAGGAAACCACGGCCTGGTGCCGGTCGACGCCATGCAGCCTCTGCCGTACCCCTTCTACCA ATGGTTCCTGAGGAACTACCCAGTCAATGTTGGATGCTCGCCAGCAGAAAAGGAACCATTAGAACATGCAATTG TGACTGGTTCCTGTGAAGCTGTGGTCGACTACAGTCCAGTTGGCCCGGATGAACTTCAGTTGAGCCAAGGAGACATTGTGGAGATCCAGGGTCTTCTAGTCCGAGGCCTGGATGTGTTCATAGCAACGCACTCTTCCACGGGTCACACTGGTTTCGTACACAAGGTCCATGTCAAGCCTCTGGACACCACACCCCT agacagacggcTAGTCTTTCTGACTGCGGAGGAGATGGCCGGCCTCGCTCAGGTCAACGCCTGCAGCTCCGAGCCAAGTGACAACGGCCTGCTGGAGAGACTCTTCTCGTCTGACATCAGCTCCGTGTACAGGCTAG ATAGACTGGATGAGACGGACTTCCTGTACATCAGAAAACGGCCAAAACATG ATCACAAGATTCCTGCCAGCACCCGTCATAGTGTGATGTCAGAGAAAAGTGAATTGGCTTCCCCCTACTCTCCTCGcgcttctgtctctctcccctcccctcgcctCTCCTTCTATCAGTCCCACAATCCCCTGCCTCGCGAGGGAGAGCGTCTGCCCTTCCTTGTGGACGACACATTCAAGGAAATGGACGAATTCCAGGAAGACCCACCGCTTTTCTTGGAGGAGAACAGCTGGGAGGGGGAGGACTCTGAGTTCAGTGACCCAACACTGACTCTGCTCAACCATGAACACTTCCAG gAGGACTTCCTGCCACTGTACGACTTGCAGTACTCCTTTCTATGGGTTACCTTCAGTGGTAAGACCGAGGACGAGCTATTGGCACACCTAGAGTGTGTCAGGGAGAGCGCCAAGAGGATGGGCCTGGACTGGGCACACCGACGGGCATGCTTCCTGTTGGGAAGACTCTGTGCCCGGAAGCTAAAGTTATCCCAG GCCCGTGTGTACTACGAGGAGGCTCTCGGGGTTCGCGTGGACAGTTTCTCTGACACGCCGCTCCTCGTCGCTCTCTACACAAACCTCACCGCTGTTTACCTGAAGCAGCGTATGACGGACAAGCTGCCCCAGACTCTGGAGAAGGCCAGCAGCctgctcctctgtctcccttgccacaccttcacctccacggatgaggtggagctgctgcagctgctgttgagGAGGTCGGTGGTGATGGGGGACAAACACCTGGAGGCTCGCGTCTGCTACCTCGTCTCCAGCCTGTTCCTGCTTCGCAGGAAGACCGACGACGCCCTCCCCTTCGTTGAGCGACTCCAGTTCCTCTCGTTGACGCTCTCTCCCACCGAAGGGCGTTCCATAGTTCCTTTggacctcaactggctcctgaGCTTGCTCTATCATCGCAAATACATGCCTTACCTAGCGCTGGCCTCTCTGAGCCTGGACTCAAGGCAGGACCACTCACTTAACGAAGGTTTCAAGAAGATCGAGTTGTTTATCAGGAACTCTGTCCGCCTGAACCCGTGCTGGAATGAAGGAACCTCCCTGCTTCCTGCCCAGATCGTGATTTACCTTCAGCAGGCCCTGATTTTAGCAGAGCAAGGGGAGGacatgaagacacagagggaccTGTGTCAGGGCTTGGCCACAGTGTACGTGCAGTACGACGCTCTGCATAAGGCGGTGCTGTGTGCTCAACAAGCTGTGGAGACAGGAGGCCACAAGAACGAGGAGGAGGGCTTTGAGGCCTCCGTGCTGCTCGGCTGGCTGCTGGTGTTGACGGACCAGGCTGAGAGGGCCCAGAGCGTCCTGCAGCCGCTGCTCACGTCACTCCAG GGCACAGACAGTCCCACGCAGCGAGGGGTGATCCACAACCTCTTGGCTCTGTGTCTGAGGCGGCAGGGTCGCATCCCAGAGGCGGGCTGGCATCTCCACTCTGCCTCTGTGATCTCAAGGGAAAGTGGAAACCAGAGGAACCAGGCCCTGGCACTGGCCAACCTGGGCTGCCTGGCGCTGGATGTGGGGGCGCCTTTGGTGGCAGAACGCTTCTTGGTCAG ATCCCTGCATCTTTTTCTGGAGCTGTGGGAAAGCCCCATTGACGAAGAGCACGTTCAGACGTACCTCTGGCTGGGGAGGAGCTAcaaagacaggaggaggagccaggACAGCAGGGCCTGTTACGAAATGGGGCTGCTAATTGCCCTACATGCCAGAAACTTACACA GTCGGATGGTGGTGGCCAAGGTGCTGAGTCGTGTGTATGCCGACATGCTGCTGTACGGCCAGAGTATCGTGTACTACGAGCACTGTGTGTCCGTAGCCAGAGAGCTAAAGGACAAGAGACTAGAGGGAGAGTATCTAGAAATCCTCAGCAGCCtctacctcacattcaacacagaAAA ATCATCTCGTAAATCTCTGGACTACACCAAGCAGAGCCTGAGAATTTCTATCGATTTAGgcaagagagaggaggagtcagAGACCtggctgcaggtgggccgcatCTACTACCTCATCCAGGAGGACGAACTAGCAGATATGTACCTGCAG GCAGCAGTGAAGACCGCCCTGAGGATGAAAGATCATCACTTCGCTTTGAGCATCTACGAGGAGGCAGGAGACGTCTACTTTAAAGGCTCCAGGAACCGAATGGCTTCGGTGCCTTTCTACAGG GATGGAAGTCTTCCATTTGCACGCAGCATCGAGGACATCCGTTCAGAGTTCCGTTTGTTGAGTAAATTGACAGAGCTGTTAATGGTgcagggggagcaggaggaggctctGCAGTACGCAACACTGGCTGTTCAAGTCGCCGACAAAACAG GGGTGCATGTGAATGAGAGGACAGCCTACCACCGGCTGGCTACGGTCTACTACAACCTGCAGCAGTACGAGTTGGCAGAAAACTACTACCTCAAGTCCCTGTCCTTCTGTCCACCCGCCCTGCAGGACCCTCTGGAGGCTCGCTACTACACCAAGCTGTACTGCAGACTGGGCAATGTCACGCTACACAAACTGAAG GATTCTTTTGACGCCGTGGGCTACTTCCATTTGGCTCTGGCAGCGGCCCTGGAGGACCGAGCTAACCCACAGGCGCTGTATGTGGTGTACATGAAGCTGGCTGAGATCCACGGCAGCCACTTGCCCGATGCTCAGCTGTGCCGAGATTACAGAGACAGAGCCGAGGGTCTGAAGAGAGTTCTGGCTGGAGAGGaaggcgctgctgctgcagaggagaaccTGGAGGATCCGGACTCAGAGACGGGCCAGAAGACGGACAACGAACGTGAAGATGACTTGCTTGTAAATACTGGTATAATTATGAGAGACGTAGCGGACGGATCTACACACGCTGCAATTGGGGATAATCAAGTGAATGGTGATAAAGACGGCCCTCTTTTGGACCCCTTTGGGCCCGGGACAGAAACCCTGGCCAGTCAGTCGCACAGTGACAGTATTTGGACCGAGTCCTTTGATACAGCCAAGGAGCAAATCTCagactgcagcagctccactttaCAAACTCACCAGAACCACGTGGATGAGAAAGACTTTGACACTGACTGTCACACGCCCAGTCAAATATCTGCTCACCTCACAAGTGCATCACAAGACACAGATTCTGATGTTCAGGATGAACAGAAAACTCCCTGA
- the sh3tc2 gene encoding SH3 domain and tetratricopeptide repeat-containing protein 2 isoform X2: protein MGDTLSREDISPAELDALWREPPYTLGGANEHFSGNDIMTQGDGEEDDGPVVESGEGGPDPDNCWKKKAALRGSAVSLGRKFSTDIELLFTGRRRSSEDPDRALQESLRTRLRVVESNSQDVIQLFKDLSARLVSIHAEKDSFVLTFKTVEEIWKFSTYLALGYVARCLENFLLDQSFWLDPELLSDLQINVSVDEEQLATLYLGLLLQEGSFFAKALFTRTDYNKDDEEQLPFKKNDLLMVKDTGQDSMWEGTVLSTGNHGLVPVDAMQPLPYPFYQWFLRNYPVNVGCSPAEKEPLEHAIVTGSCEAVVDYSPVGPDELQLSQGDIVEIQGLLVRGLDVFIATHSSTGHTGFVHKVHVKPLDTTPLDRRLVFLTAEEMAGLAQVNACSSEPSDNGLLERLFSSDISSVYRLDRLDETDFLYIRKRPKHDHKIPASTRHSVMSEKSELASPYSPRASVSLPSPRLSFYQSHNPLPREGERLPFLVDDTFKEMDEFQEDPPLFLEENSWEGEDSEFSDPTLTLLNHEHFQEDFLPLYDLQYSFLWVTFSGKTEDELLAHLECVRESAKRMGLDWAHRRACFLLGRLCARKLKLSQARVYYEEALGVRVDSFSDTPLLVALYTNLTAVYLKQRMTDKLPQTLEKASSLLLCLPCHTFTSTDEVELLQLLLRRSVVMGDKHLEARVCYLVSSLFLLRRKTDDALPFVERLQFLSLTLSPTEGRSIVPLDLNWLLSLLYHRKYMPYLALASLSLDSRQDHSLNEGFKKIELFIRNSVRLNPCWNEGTSLLPAQIVIYLQQALILAEQGEDMKTQRDLCQGLATVYVQYDALHKAVLCAQQAVETGGHKNEEEGFEASVLLGWLLVLTDQAERAQSVLQPLLTSLQGTDSPTQRGVIHNLLALCLRRQGRIPEAGWHLHSASVISRESGNQRNQALALANLGCLALDVGAPLVAERFLVRSLHLFLELWESPIDEEHVQTYLWLGRSYKDRRRSQDSRACYEMGLLIALHARNLHSRMVVAKVLSRVYADMLLYGQSIVYYEHCVSVARELKDKRLEGEYLEILSSLYLTFNTEKSSRKSLDYTKQSLRISIDLGKREEESETWLQVGRIYYLIQEDELADMYLQAAVKTALRMKDHHFALSIYEEAGDVYFKGSRNRMASVPFYRDGSLPFARSIEDIRSEFRLLSKLTELLMVQGEQEEALQYATLAVQVADKTGVHVNERTAYHRLATVYYNLQQYELAENYYLKSLSFCPPALQDPLEARYYTKLYCRLGNVTLHKLKDSFDAVGYFHLALAAALEDRANPQALYVVYMKLAEIHGSHLPDAQLCRDYRDRAEGLKRVLAGEEGAAAAEENLEDPDSETGQKTDNEREDDLLVNTGIIMRDVADGSTHAAIGDNQVNGDKDGPLLDPFGPGTETLASQSHSDSIWTESFDTAKEQISDCSSSTLQTHQNHVDEKDFDTDCHTPSQISAHLTSASQDTDSDVQDEQKTP from the exons ACATTGAGCTGCTGTTCACCGGGCGGCGGCGCTCTAGCGAGGACCCTGACCGGGCCCTGCAGGAGTCGCTGCGCACCCGACTCCGAGTGGTGGAGAGCAACAGCCAGGACGTCATCCAGCTCTTTAAG GACTTGTCTGCGCGCCTCGTGTCCATCCACGCTGAGAAGGATAGCTTCGTACTCACGTTCAAGACCGTGGAGGAAATCTGGAAGTTTTCCACTTACCTAGCATTAG GTTACGTGGCCCGCTGCTTGGAGAACTTCCTGTTAGATCAGTCCTTCTGGCTGGATCCAGAGCTGCTCAGTGACCTGCAGATCAATGTCAGTGTGGACGAGGAACAACTGGCGACCCTCTACCTGGGACTGTTACTGCAGGAGG GCTCCTTCTTCGCCAAGGCGTTGTTCACAAGGACCGACTATAATAAGGACGACGAAGAGCAGCTGCCGTTCAAGAAGAACGATTTGCTGATGGTGAAGGACACGGGGCAGGACAGCATGTGGGAGGGCACCGTGCTTTCCACAGGAAACCACGGCCTGGTGCCGGTCGACGCCATGCAGCCTCTGCCGTACCCCTTCTACCA ATGGTTCCTGAGGAACTACCCAGTCAATGTTGGATGCTCGCCAGCAGAAAAGGAACCATTAGAACATGCAATTG TGACTGGTTCCTGTGAAGCTGTGGTCGACTACAGTCCAGTTGGCCCGGATGAACTTCAGTTGAGCCAAGGAGACATTGTGGAGATCCAGGGTCTTCTAGTCCGAGGCCTGGATGTGTTCATAGCAACGCACTCTTCCACGGGTCACACTGGTTTCGTACACAAGGTCCATGTCAAGCCTCTGGACACCACACCCCT agacagacggcTAGTCTTTCTGACTGCGGAGGAGATGGCCGGCCTCGCTCAGGTCAACGCCTGCAGCTCCGAGCCAAGTGACAACGGCCTGCTGGAGAGACTCTTCTCGTCTGACATCAGCTCCGTGTACAGGCTAG ATAGACTGGATGAGACGGACTTCCTGTACATCAGAAAACGGCCAAAACATG ATCACAAGATTCCTGCCAGCACCCGTCATAGTGTGATGTCAGAGAAAAGTGAATTGGCTTCCCCCTACTCTCCTCGcgcttctgtctctctcccctcccctcgcctCTCCTTCTATCAGTCCCACAATCCCCTGCCTCGCGAGGGAGAGCGTCTGCCCTTCCTTGTGGACGACACATTCAAGGAAATGGACGAATTCCAGGAAGACCCACCGCTTTTCTTGGAGGAGAACAGCTGGGAGGGGGAGGACTCTGAGTTCAGTGACCCAACACTGACTCTGCTCAACCATGAACACTTCCAG gAGGACTTCCTGCCACTGTACGACTTGCAGTACTCCTTTCTATGGGTTACCTTCAGTGGTAAGACCGAGGACGAGCTATTGGCACACCTAGAGTGTGTCAGGGAGAGCGCCAAGAGGATGGGCCTGGACTGGGCACACCGACGGGCATGCTTCCTGTTGGGAAGACTCTGTGCCCGGAAGCTAAAGTTATCCCAG GCCCGTGTGTACTACGAGGAGGCTCTCGGGGTTCGCGTGGACAGTTTCTCTGACACGCCGCTCCTCGTCGCTCTCTACACAAACCTCACCGCTGTTTACCTGAAGCAGCGTATGACGGACAAGCTGCCCCAGACTCTGGAGAAGGCCAGCAGCctgctcctctgtctcccttgccacaccttcacctccacggatgaggtggagctgctgcagctgctgttgagGAGGTCGGTGGTGATGGGGGACAAACACCTGGAGGCTCGCGTCTGCTACCTCGTCTCCAGCCTGTTCCTGCTTCGCAGGAAGACCGACGACGCCCTCCCCTTCGTTGAGCGACTCCAGTTCCTCTCGTTGACGCTCTCTCCCACCGAAGGGCGTTCCATAGTTCCTTTggacctcaactggctcctgaGCTTGCTCTATCATCGCAAATACATGCCTTACCTAGCGCTGGCCTCTCTGAGCCTGGACTCAAGGCAGGACCACTCACTTAACGAAGGTTTCAAGAAGATCGAGTTGTTTATCAGGAACTCTGTCCGCCTGAACCCGTGCTGGAATGAAGGAACCTCCCTGCTTCCTGCCCAGATCGTGATTTACCTTCAGCAGGCCCTGATTTTAGCAGAGCAAGGGGAGGacatgaagacacagagggaccTGTGTCAGGGCTTGGCCACAGTGTACGTGCAGTACGACGCTCTGCATAAGGCGGTGCTGTGTGCTCAACAAGCTGTGGAGACAGGAGGCCACAAGAACGAGGAGGAGGGCTTTGAGGCCTCCGTGCTGCTCGGCTGGCTGCTGGTGTTGACGGACCAGGCTGAGAGGGCCCAGAGCGTCCTGCAGCCGCTGCTCACGTCACTCCAG GGCACAGACAGTCCCACGCAGCGAGGGGTGATCCACAACCTCTTGGCTCTGTGTCTGAGGCGGCAGGGTCGCATCCCAGAGGCGGGCTGGCATCTCCACTCTGCCTCTGTGATCTCAAGGGAAAGTGGAAACCAGAGGAACCAGGCCCTGGCACTGGCCAACCTGGGCTGCCTGGCGCTGGATGTGGGGGCGCCTTTGGTGGCAGAACGCTTCTTGGTCAG ATCCCTGCATCTTTTTCTGGAGCTGTGGGAAAGCCCCATTGACGAAGAGCACGTTCAGACGTACCTCTGGCTGGGGAGGAGCTAcaaagacaggaggaggagccaggACAGCAGGGCCTGTTACGAAATGGGGCTGCTAATTGCCCTACATGCCAGAAACTTACACA GTCGGATGGTGGTGGCCAAGGTGCTGAGTCGTGTGTATGCCGACATGCTGCTGTACGGCCAGAGTATCGTGTACTACGAGCACTGTGTGTCCGTAGCCAGAGAGCTAAAGGACAAGAGACTAGAGGGAGAGTATCTAGAAATCCTCAGCAGCCtctacctcacattcaacacagaAAA ATCATCTCGTAAATCTCTGGACTACACCAAGCAGAGCCTGAGAATTTCTATCGATTTAGgcaagagagaggaggagtcagAGACCtggctgcaggtgggccgcatCTACTACCTCATCCAGGAGGACGAACTAGCAGATATGTACCTGCAG GCAGCAGTGAAGACCGCCCTGAGGATGAAAGATCATCACTTCGCTTTGAGCATCTACGAGGAGGCAGGAGACGTCTACTTTAAAGGCTCCAGGAACCGAATGGCTTCGGTGCCTTTCTACAGG GATGGAAGTCTTCCATTTGCACGCAGCATCGAGGACATCCGTTCAGAGTTCCGTTTGTTGAGTAAATTGACAGAGCTGTTAATGGTgcagggggagcaggaggaggctctGCAGTACGCAACACTGGCTGTTCAAGTCGCCGACAAAACAG GGGTGCATGTGAATGAGAGGACAGCCTACCACCGGCTGGCTACGGTCTACTACAACCTGCAGCAGTACGAGTTGGCAGAAAACTACTACCTCAAGTCCCTGTCCTTCTGTCCACCCGCCCTGCAGGACCCTCTGGAGGCTCGCTACTACACCAAGCTGTACTGCAGACTGGGCAATGTCACGCTACACAAACTGAAG GATTCTTTTGACGCCGTGGGCTACTTCCATTTGGCTCTGGCAGCGGCCCTGGAGGACCGAGCTAACCCACAGGCGCTGTATGTGGTGTACATGAAGCTGGCTGAGATCCACGGCAGCCACTTGCCCGATGCTCAGCTGTGCCGAGATTACAGAGACAGAGCCGAGGGTCTGAAGAGAGTTCTGGCTGGAGAGGaaggcgctgctgctgcagaggagaaccTGGAGGATCCGGACTCAGAGACGGGCCAGAAGACGGACAACGAACGTGAAGATGACTTGCTTGTAAATACTGGTATAATTATGAGAGACGTAGCGGACGGATCTACACACGCTGCAATTGGGGATAATCAAGTGAATGGTGATAAAGACGGCCCTCTTTTGGACCCCTTTGGGCCCGGGACAGAAACCCTGGCCAGTCAGTCGCACAGTGACAGTATTTGGACCGAGTCCTTTGATACAGCCAAGGAGCAAATCTCagactgcagcagctccactttaCAAACTCACCAGAACCACGTGGATGAGAAAGACTTTGACACTGACTGTCACACGCCCAGTCAAATATCTGCTCACCTCACAAGTGCATCACAAGACACAGATTCTGATGTTCAGGATGAACAGAAAACTCCCTGA